A region from the Mesorhizobium sp. J8 genome encodes:
- a CDS encoding mannitol dehydrogenase family protein, with the protein MTKRLSNTTIANVPAAIPSYDRRAVTPGIVHLGVGAFHRAHQAAYVDACLANGESDWGIVGVSLRSPDTRDALEPQDGLYTLAIRDSAGEQLQVIGSIQSLLVAPEDPSAVLAALTDPRTRIVTLTITEKAYLRAADGTLDGAHPDIIHDLANPGSPKTAHGFLAEALARRRIAGTPPFTVLCCDNLPANGATLHRLLIEFAKLRDADLARHVADGVAFPSSMVDRIVPATTDADRARVADELGVEDAWPVMTEPFRQWVIEDRFPTGRPAWDKFGVTMVEDVGPFEDMKLRLLNGAHSGIAYLGLLAGHATVDRAFADPAIRQFVDRLWTEAIPTLPQDAGLDPIPYTAELAQRFSNTALAHRTAQIANDGSQKLPQRIVASALARLKAGLLPEHLSLVVAAWIAACAARGGPLPEGHFTDPLDAALGDLFGRNLPTATMAEAVFDLAGFAMGHADRRTLIELVATHLVRFKQGGPKLALAALGIGSKSGTAG; encoded by the coding sequence ATGACGAAGCGCCTGTCCAACACTACGATTGCGAATGTGCCGGCGGCGATCCCGTCCTATGACCGCCGCGCCGTTACACCCGGCATCGTCCATCTCGGGGTCGGCGCTTTTCACCGCGCCCATCAGGCCGCCTATGTCGACGCCTGCCTGGCGAACGGCGAAAGCGATTGGGGCATCGTCGGGGTTTCGCTGCGCAGCCCCGACACGCGCGATGCGCTTGAGCCGCAGGATGGGCTCTACACCCTGGCAATCCGGGACAGCGCCGGCGAACAGCTGCAGGTCATCGGCTCGATCCAATCCTTGCTCGTCGCTCCCGAGGACCCCAGCGCGGTGCTCGCCGCGCTGACCGACCCGCGCACCCGCATCGTCACGCTCACCATTACCGAGAAGGCCTATCTCAGGGCAGCCGACGGCACGCTCGACGGCGCGCACCCCGACATCATCCACGACCTCGCCAACCCCGGATCGCCGAAGACGGCCCACGGCTTTCTCGCCGAAGCGCTGGCGCGCCGCCGCATTGCCGGCACGCCTCCCTTCACGGTGCTCTGCTGCGACAACCTACCGGCAAACGGCGCGACGCTGCACCGGCTGCTGATCGAATTCGCAAAGCTGCGCGATGCCGATCTCGCGCGCCATGTCGCCGACGGCGTGGCCTTCCCGTCTTCCATGGTCGACCGCATCGTGCCGGCGACCACCGATGCCGACCGGGCGCGCGTCGCCGACGAGCTCGGCGTCGAGGACGCCTGGCCGGTGATGACCGAGCCGTTCCGGCAATGGGTGATCGAAGACCGTTTCCCAACCGGCCGACCGGCCTGGGACAAATTCGGCGTCACCATGGTCGAGGATGTCGGCCCCTTCGAGGATATGAAGCTGAGGCTGCTGAACGGCGCGCATTCCGGCATCGCCTATCTCGGCCTGCTCGCCGGCCACGCCACCGTCGACCGCGCCTTTGCCGATCCGGCAATAAGGCAGTTCGTCGACCGGCTTTGGACCGAGGCCATTCCAACACTGCCGCAGGATGCCGGGCTGGACCCGATCCCCTACACGGCCGAGCTCGCCCAACGCTTTTCCAACACCGCGCTCGCCCACCGGACCGCGCAGATCGCCAACGACGGCAGCCAGAAGCTGCCGCAGCGCATCGTCGCTTCCGCGCTTGCCCGGCTGAAGGCGGGCCTGCTGCCGGAACATCTGTCGCTGGTTGTCGCCGCCTGGATCGCGGCATGCGCCGCGCGCGGCGGTCCTTTGCCCGAGGGACATTTCACCGATCCGCTCGATGCGGCGCTCGGCGACCTGTTCGGCCGCAATCTGCCGACGGCGACAATGGCCGAGGCCGTGTTCGACCTCGCCGGCTTCGCCATGGGCCACGCGGACCGCCGGACGTTGATCGAGCTTGTCGCCACGCATCTGGTCCGTTTCAAGCAGGGCGGCCCGAAGCTGGCTCTTGCCGCGCTCGGCATTGGTAGCAAGAGTGGAACAGCCGGATAG
- a CDS encoding F0F1 ATP synthase subunit epsilon, with the protein MAEAFKFELVSPERLLVSEQVESVVIPGAEGEMTVMAQHAPVMTTIKPGVVTVKAAGGKEDRYVVFGGFADILPSGCTLLAESAVHVNDIDRADLARRIQDAKEDAADAKDDVARSRAEQFLAQLTTLEGALLPA; encoded by the coding sequence ATGGCTGAAGCTTTCAAGTTCGAACTGGTCTCGCCGGAGCGGCTGCTCGTTTCCGAGCAGGTCGAGTCAGTCGTCATCCCGGGCGCCGAAGGCGAGATGACGGTGATGGCGCAGCACGCGCCGGTCATGACCACCATCAAGCCTGGTGTCGTCACGGTGAAGGCCGCCGGCGGCAAGGAAGACCGCTATGTCGTGTTCGGCGGCTTCGCCGACATCCTGCCTTCCGGCTGCACGCTGCTTGCCGAATCGGCCGTGCATGTGAACGACATCGACCGCGCCGACCTCGCGCGTCGCATCCAGGACGCCAAGGAAGACGCCGCCGACGCCAAGGACGACGTGGCACGCAGCCGCGCGGAGCAGTTCCTTGCCCAGCTCACCACGCTGGAAGGCGCGCTGCTGCCGGCCTGA
- the atpD gene encoding F0F1 ATP synthase subunit beta: protein MAKAATPKTAAKEASAPKAAKAPAAAAKAAAPAKKAAAPAKAAVSAASVAAKRVGAAGKVRQVIGAVVDVQFEDHLPAILNALETDNVGNRLVLEVAQHLGENTVRCIAMDSTEGLVRGQDVFDTGAPISVPVGPGMLGRIINVIGEPVDEAGPVDAVELRAIHQPAPAYVDQSTEAQILVTGIKVLDLLAPYARGGKIGLFGGAGVGKTVLIQELINNVAKAHGGFSVFAGVGERTREGNDLYHEFIESGVNKKGGGQGSKAALVYGQMNEPPGARARVGLTGLTVAEYFRDQGQDVLFFVDNIFRFTQAGSEVSALLGRIPSAVGYQPTLATDMGALQERITTTTKGSITSVQAIYVPADDLTDPAPATSFAHLDATTVLNRAISEKGIYPAVDPLDSTSRMLDPMVVGEEHYQVARQVQSILQRYKSLQDIIAILGMDELSEEDKQTVARARKIERFLSQPFFVAEVFTGSPGKLVDLADTIKGFKGLCAGDYDHLPEAAFYMVGGIEEAVEKAQRLAAEAA from the coding sequence ATGGCGAAAGCAGCTACCCCGAAGACCGCGGCCAAGGAGGCATCGGCACCGAAGGCGGCAAAGGCCCCGGCAGCCGCCGCGAAGGCCGCCGCTCCGGCAAAGAAGGCGGCCGCTCCGGCCAAGGCCGCGGTTTCCGCGGCCAGCGTCGCGGCCAAGCGCGTCGGCGCCGCCGGCAAGGTCCGCCAGGTCATCGGCGCCGTCGTCGACGTGCAGTTCGAAGATCATCTGCCGGCCATTCTGAACGCGCTGGAAACCGACAATGTCGGCAACCGCCTGGTGCTCGAAGTTGCCCAGCATCTCGGCGAGAACACCGTGCGCTGCATTGCCATGGACTCGACCGAAGGTCTCGTCCGCGGCCAGGACGTCTTTGACACCGGCGCGCCGATCTCGGTTCCGGTGGGTCCGGGCATGCTCGGCCGCATCATCAACGTCATCGGCGAGCCGGTCGACGAAGCCGGTCCGGTCGACGCCGTCGAGCTGCGCGCCATCCACCAGCCTGCCCCGGCCTATGTCGACCAGTCGACGGAAGCGCAGATCCTGGTCACCGGCATCAAGGTTCTCGACCTGCTCGCGCCTTACGCCCGCGGCGGCAAGATCGGCCTGTTCGGCGGTGCCGGCGTCGGCAAGACCGTGCTGATCCAGGAACTGATCAACAACGTCGCCAAGGCCCACGGCGGCTTCTCGGTGTTCGCCGGCGTCGGCGAGCGCACCCGCGAAGGCAACGACCTCTATCACGAATTCATCGAATCGGGCGTCAACAAGAAGGGCGGCGGCCAGGGTTCGAAGGCCGCGCTCGTGTACGGCCAGATGAACGAGCCGCCGGGCGCCCGCGCCCGCGTCGGCCTGACCGGCCTGACGGTCGCCGAGTACTTCCGCGACCAGGGTCAGGACGTGCTGTTCTTCGTCGACAACATCTTCCGCTTCACGCAGGCGGGCTCGGAAGTGTCGGCGCTGCTCGGCCGCATTCCTTCCGCCGTGGGTTACCAGCCGACGCTGGCCACCGACATGGGCGCGCTGCAGGAGCGCATCACGACGACGACCAAGGGCTCGATCACCTCGGTGCAGGCGATCTACGTGCCGGCCGACGACTTGACCGACCCGGCGCCGGCGACCTCCTTCGCCCACCTCGACGCCACGACCGTGCTCAACCGCGCGATCTCGGAAAAGGGCATCTATCCGGCCGTCGATCCGCTGGACTCCACCTCGCGCATGCTCGACCCGATGGTCGTCGGCGAGGAGCACTATCAGGTCGCCCGCCAGGTGCAGTCGATCCTGCAGCGCTACAAGTCGCTGCAGGACATCATCGCCATCCTCGGCATGGACGAGCTGTCGGAAGAGGACAAGCAGACGGTTGCCCGCGCCCGCAAGATCGAGCGCTTCCTGTCGCAGCCGTTCTTCGTCGCCGAAGTGTTCACCGGCTCGCCGGGCAAGCTGGTCGACCTCGCCGACACCATCAAGGGCTTCAAGGGTCTTTGCGCCGGCGACTATGACCACCTGCCGGAAGCCGCCTTCTACATGGTTGGCGGCATCGAGGAAGCGGTCGAGAAGGCGCAGCGCCTCGCGGCTGAAGCGGCATAA
- a CDS encoding F0F1 ATP synthase subunit gamma, producing MASLKDLRNRIASVKATQKITKAMQMVAAAKLRRAQEAAEAARPYSERMSAVLANITQAIGGGGDAPALMTGTGRDDVHLLIVCTAERGLCGGFNSQIARLARDHIRRLLADGKQVKIICVGKKGYDILRRDYGSLILERVDLREVKTLGFANADAIARKVIHLFNEGGFDICTLFYSQFKSVISQIPTAQQIIPAAQASAAAEGGNGGGAVYEYEPEPGEILSDLIPRNIAVQIFRALLENAAGEMGAKMSAMDNATRNAGDMINRLSITYNRQRQAQITKELIEIISGAEAL from the coding sequence ATGGCTTCGTTAAAAGACCTTCGTAACCGTATCGCCTCGGTCAAGGCGACGCAGAAGATCACCAAGGCGATGCAGATGGTCGCCGCGGCGAAGCTGCGTCGCGCGCAGGAGGCGGCGGAGGCGGCCAGACCCTATTCCGAGCGCATGAGCGCGGTTCTGGCCAACATCACCCAGGCGATCGGCGGCGGCGGCGATGCCCCGGCGCTGATGACGGGCACCGGCCGGGACGACGTGCATCTGCTCATCGTCTGCACCGCCGAGCGCGGCCTGTGCGGCGGCTTCAACTCGCAGATCGCGCGTCTTGCCCGCGACCATATCCGCAGGCTGCTGGCCGACGGCAAGCAGGTGAAGATCATCTGCGTCGGCAAGAAGGGCTATGACATCCTGCGCCGCGACTATGGCTCGCTGATCCTCGAACGCGTCGACCTTCGCGAGGTCAAGACGCTCGGCTTCGCCAATGCCGATGCGATCGCGCGCAAGGTCATCCACCTCTTCAACGAGGGCGGCTTCGACATCTGCACGCTGTTCTATTCGCAATTCAAGTCGGTGATCAGCCAGATCCCGACGGCGCAGCAGATCATCCCGGCAGCGCAGGCTTCGGCGGCAGCCGAAGGCGGCAATGGCGGCGGCGCCGTCTACGAATACGAGCCGGAGCCGGGCGAGATCCTCTCCGACCTCATCCCGCGCAACATCGCCGTGCAGATCTTCCGGGCGCTTCTGGAAAACGCGGCCGGCGAGATGGGCGCCAAGATGAGCGCAATGGACAATGCGACGCGCAATGCCGGCGACATGATCAACAGGCTGTCGATCACCTACAACCGCCAGCGGCAGGCGCAGATCACCAAGGAACTGATCGAAATCATTTCGGGCGCCGAGGCGCTCTAG
- the atpA gene encoding F0F1 ATP synthase subunit alpha, whose product MDIRAAEISAILKDQIKNFGKEAEVSEVGQVLSVGDGIARVYGLDNVQAGEMVEFPGGIRGMALNLEADNVGVVIFGNDRDIKEGDTVKRTGAIVDVPVGPGLLGRVVDALGNPIDGKGPIKATERRRVDVKAPGIIPRKSVHEPMSTGLKAIDALIPVGRGQRELVIGDRQTGKTAIILDTMLNQKSVHDNGPEKEKLYCVYVAVGQKRSTVAQFVKVLEERGALDYSIIIAATASDPAPMQFLAPFAGCTMGEYFRDNGMHALISYDDLSKQAVAYRQMSLLLRRPPGREAYPGDVFYLHSRLLERAAKLNDDNGAGSLTALPVIETQANDVSAYIPTNVISITDGQIFLETNLFFQGIRPAVNVGLSVSRVGSSAQIKAMKQVAGSIKGELAQYREMAAFAQFGSDLDAATQRLLNRGSRLTELLKQPQFSPLKTEEQVAVIFAGVNGYLDKLALNQVGKFEQGLLSHMRAAGKDVLDGIRKEKALSDDLRAKLKAEIDAFAKTFA is encoded by the coding sequence ATGGACATCCGCGCCGCGGAAATTTCCGCAATTCTGAAAGACCAGATCAAGAATTTCGGCAAGGAGGCCGAGGTCTCCGAAGTCGGCCAGGTTCTGTCCGTCGGTGACGGCATCGCCCGCGTCTACGGCCTCGACAATGTCCAGGCCGGCGAGATGGTCGAATTCCCGGGCGGCATCCGCGGCATGGCGCTGAACCTCGAAGCCGACAATGTCGGCGTCGTCATCTTCGGCAACGACCGCGACATCAAGGAAGGCGACACCGTCAAGCGCACCGGCGCCATCGTCGACGTTCCGGTCGGCCCGGGCCTGCTCGGCCGCGTGGTCGACGCGCTCGGCAACCCGATCGACGGCAAGGGGCCGATCAAGGCCACCGAACGCCGCCGCGTCGACGTCAAGGCGCCCGGCATCATTCCGCGCAAGTCGGTGCATGAGCCGATGTCGACTGGCCTCAAGGCCATCGACGCGCTGATCCCGGTCGGCCGCGGCCAGCGCGAGCTGGTCATCGGCGACCGCCAGACCGGCAAGACCGCCATCATCCTCGACACGATGCTGAACCAGAAGTCGGTGCACGACAACGGCCCGGAAAAAGAGAAGCTCTACTGCGTCTACGTCGCCGTCGGCCAGAAGCGCTCGACCGTCGCACAGTTCGTGAAGGTGCTGGAAGAGCGCGGCGCGCTCGACTATTCCATCATCATCGCCGCCACCGCGTCCGATCCGGCGCCGATGCAGTTCCTGGCGCCGTTCGCCGGCTGCACCATGGGCGAGTATTTCCGCGACAACGGCATGCATGCGCTCATCAGCTACGACGACCTGTCTAAGCAGGCCGTCGCCTATCGCCAGATGTCGCTCCTGCTGCGCCGCCCGCCGGGCCGCGAAGCCTATCCGGGCGACGTCTTCTATCTCCATTCGCGCCTGCTCGAGCGCGCCGCCAAGCTCAACGACGACAACGGCGCCGGCTCGCTGACCGCGCTGCCGGTCATCGAGACGCAGGCCAACGACGTGTCGGCCTACATCCCGACCAACGTGATCTCGATCACCGACGGCCAGATCTTCCTCGAGACCAACCTGTTCTTCCAGGGCATCCGCCCGGCGGTCAACGTCGGCCTGTCGGTGTCGCGCGTCGGCTCGTCGGCGCAGATCAAGGCGATGAAGCAGGTTGCGGGCTCGATCAAGGGCGAACTCGCGCAGTACCGCGAAATGGCGGCCTTCGCGCAGTTCGGCTCGGACCTCGACGCCGCGACCCAGCGCCTCTTGAATCGCGGTTCGCGCCTGACGGAGCTCTTGAAGCAGCCGCAGTTCTCGCCGCTGAAGACCGAAGAGCAGGTCGCCGTGATCTTCGCCGGCGTCAACGGCTATCTCGACAAGCTGGCGCTCAACCAGGTCGGCAAGTTCGAGCAGGGCCTGCTCAGCCACATGCGCGCGGCCGGCAAGGACGTGCTCGACGGCATCCGCAAGGAGAAGGCGCTGTCGGACGATCTGCGCGCCAAGCTCAAGGCGGAAATCGACGCCTTCGCCAAGACCTTCGCTTGA
- a CDS encoding F0F1 ATP synthase subunit delta, which yields MAQSSSPISAVAERYAGSLFELALQDNSVAKVEADLAGFEALLNGSDDLARLINSPVFSSEDQAKAIGAIVDKAKITGLVGNFLRVVAKNRRLFAVPGMIKAFRQIAAEHRGEASAEVTSAHALTAAQQTELKATLKSIAGKDVAIAMTVDPSLLGGLIVKMGSRQIDTSLKTKLNSLKLALKEVG from the coding sequence GTGGCCCAATCGTCATCGCCAATCTCAGCTGTCGCAGAGCGCTATGCCGGCTCGTTGTTCGAGCTCGCGCTGCAGGACAATTCGGTCGCCAAGGTCGAGGCCGACCTCGCCGGCTTCGAGGCGCTGCTCAACGGCAGCGACGATCTTGCACGGCTGATCAACAGTCCGGTATTTTCCAGCGAGGATCAGGCCAAGGCCATCGGCGCCATCGTCGACAAGGCCAAGATCACCGGCTTGGTCGGCAATTTCCTGCGCGTCGTCGCCAAGAACCGCCGCCTGTTCGCGGTGCCTGGTATGATCAAGGCGTTCCGCCAGATCGCCGCCGAGCATCGCGGCGAGGCATCCGCCGAGGTCACTTCGGCGCATGCGCTGACGGCCGCGCAGCAGACTGAACTCAAGGCGACGCTGAAGAGCATCGCCGGCAAGGATGTGGCCATCGCCATGACCGTCGATCCGTCGCTGCTCGGCGGCCTGATCGTCAAGATGGGCTCGCGCCAGATCGATACGTCGCTCAAAACCAAACTCAATTCGCTCAAGCTTGCACTGAAAGAGGTCGGCTGA
- a CDS encoding DUF4345 family protein: protein MDFAFPWPASQGEWLAWSSAVVTLVLGLFLFLAPGLAFRLLRLQPRPEKAAAIAEGRGRMSGFYLGVSLCCILLAQPLLYMALGFSWLFTAFGRLLSMMSDGANTPFNWISIVVELALAALPLAFAFGLVP from the coding sequence ATGGACTTCGCGTTTCCATGGCCGGCAAGCCAGGGCGAATGGCTGGCCTGGTCGAGCGCCGTCGTGACGCTGGTTCTCGGACTGTTCCTGTTCCTGGCGCCGGGGCTCGCCTTTCGCTTGCTGCGCCTGCAGCCGAGGCCGGAGAAGGCGGCGGCGATCGCCGAGGGGCGCGGGCGCATGTCTGGCTTCTATCTCGGCGTCAGTCTGTGCTGCATCCTGCTGGCGCAGCCGCTGCTCTACATGGCGCTGGGCTTCTCCTGGCTGTTCACCGCCTTCGGCCGGCTTTTGTCGATGATGTCGGACGGCGCCAACACCCCTTTCAACTGGATTTCGATCGTGGTTGAATTGGCGCTGGCGGCGCTGCCGCTGGCCTTTGCTTTCGGCTTGGTGCCTTGA
- a CDS encoding aspartate/glutamate racemase family protein: MKTLGLIGGMSWESTAIYYRLLNEIVRERLGGLHSAKLLLWSFDFAEIAERQHAGDWEGAGALLVEAARRLEAGGAEGLVICTNTMHKLADAVQAAISIPLIHIADATGQAVAATGVKRPALLATRFTMEQDFYKGRLADKYDLQPVVPDHAGRDMVHRVIYDELCQGVVRPESKSAYVDEVGRMRRDDGVDGVIMGCTEITMLIGHGDFDIPVFDTTRIHAEAAIDFALA; this comes from the coding sequence GTGAAAACCCTTGGCCTCATCGGCGGCATGAGCTGGGAATCGACGGCGATCTATTACCGCCTGCTCAACGAGATCGTGCGCGAGCGGCTGGGCGGGCTGCATTCGGCGAAGCTGTTGTTGTGGTCGTTCGATTTCGCCGAAATCGCGGAACGGCAGCATGCGGGCGATTGGGAAGGCGCCGGCGCCCTTCTGGTGGAAGCCGCGCGCAGGCTGGAGGCCGGCGGCGCCGAGGGTCTGGTGATCTGCACCAACACGATGCACAAGCTCGCCGACGCGGTGCAGGCGGCCATATCGATCCCGCTCATCCACATCGCCGACGCGACCGGGCAGGCCGTCGCCGCCACGGGCGTGAAGCGGCCCGCGCTGCTCGCGACGCGCTTCACTATGGAGCAGGATTTCTACAAGGGCCGGCTTGCCGACAAATACGACCTTCAGCCGGTTGTGCCGGACCACGCCGGCCGCGACATGGTGCACAGGGTGATCTATGACGAGCTCTGCCAGGGCGTCGTCAGGCCCGAATCGAAATCCGCCTATGTCGACGAGGTCGGCCGGATGCGGCGCGACGACGGGGTCGACGGCGTCATCATGGGCTGCACGGAGATCACCATGCTGATCGGCCACGGCGATTTCGACATTCCCGTGTTCGACACGACGCGCATCCATGCCGAGGCCGCCATCGACTTCGCGCTTGCCTGA
- a CDS encoding type II toxin-antitoxin system Phd/YefM family antitoxin has protein sequence MKTVQLREAKAGLSALVEAAGNGEPTTITRHGKAIAMVVPIDEGRKLYPQGSQKAFVDFLLQYPGGIEFERNESPSRDVEF, from the coding sequence TTGAAAACCGTCCAGCTTCGGGAGGCTAAGGCAGGGCTCTCGGCGCTTGTCGAGGCCGCGGGAAATGGTGAGCCTACTACCATCACCAGGCATGGCAAGGCGATCGCCATGGTTGTTCCGATCGATGAGGGGCGAAAGCTTTATCCGCAGGGCAGCCAAAAAGCCTTTGTCGACTTCTTGCTTCAATACCCAGGCGGTATCGAATTCGAGCGAAACGAATCGCCGTCACGGGACGTCGAGTTTTGA
- a CDS encoding type II toxin-antitoxin system VapC family toxin → MSGYLLDTSFLSAFAPDRHRLPSHVLTWVDEQRERGSWHTSSIVVLELEKGIAKLKRSGASAKAARIGEWFERLLTEFDQRILAVDVTIAREAGKLEDAAIAKGFNPGLADVVIASTARVNGMSVLTANVRHFAILDVPYLNPFAEGGSA, encoded by the coding sequence TTGAGCGGTTACTTACTCGATACGTCGTTCCTGTCGGCCTTTGCACCTGACCGTCATCGGCTTCCCTCACATGTACTGACCTGGGTTGACGAACAGCGGGAACGTGGTTCCTGGCATACGTCATCCATCGTTGTTTTGGAGTTGGAAAAAGGCATTGCGAAACTGAAGCGATCGGGCGCGAGTGCGAAGGCAGCGCGCATCGGCGAATGGTTCGAACGGCTGCTAACGGAATTCGATCAACGCATTCTGGCAGTGGACGTTACAATCGCAAGAGAGGCAGGCAAGCTGGAAGATGCCGCAATCGCCAAAGGCTTCAATCCTGGCTTGGCGGACGTTGTGATCGCCTCGACTGCTCGTGTGAACGGCATGTCCGTCTTAACGGCCAATGTCCGGCATTTTGCAATTCTCGATGTGCCCTATCTGAACCCGTTCGCAGAGGGCGGCTCGGCGTAA
- a CDS encoding primosomal protein N', translating to MMEDSPFVAAAPVLVPMPAERPYTYAVPPGMRVVPGTIVRVPLGPRQVAGIVWDGAVESVDAKKLRPIEEVFDCPPIDKAMRRFVDWIAQYTLSAPGMVARMLLRAPEAFDPEPWTEGLQRTLAEPDRLTDARRRVLETAEGGLAWTRSGLAHAAGVSSTVIDGLRAQGVFETVMIPPRPVVAAPDPSHAVPELMPDQKAAADKLRAAVAADAFNVTLLDGVTGSGKTEVYFEAVAAALNKGRQVLILLPEIALTHAFLERFQDRFGAKPAEWHSDLPPRMRERVWRQVAEGGVRVVAGARSALFLPFKELGLIVVDEEHDPAYKQEDRVFYNARDMAVVRGHIGGFPVVLASATPSVESRVNASQGRYDRAVLSSRFAEAALPDLKSIDMRRSPPARGGFLSPVLLEQMQRTLERKEQSLLFLNRRGYAPLTLCRVCGHRFGCPVCSAWLVEHRFRGQLVCHHCGHNEKRPEACPECGTLDHLVACGPGVERIAEEVVAHFPDARTIVLSSDLLGGVRRLRLELEAVANGEADIVIGTQLVAKGHNFPGMTLVGVVDADLGLANGDPRAAERTFQLLSQVTGRAGRTGKKSLGLLQTYQPDHPVMRAIVSGDSEAFYEREIAERERAALPPFGRLAGIIVSAATRGEAEGHARGLRRSAPQASDLFVLGPAEAPLSLIGGRHRFRLLVQGERRADMQGFIRTMLANGPKLRGSVRVQVDIDPQSFL from the coding sequence ATGATGGAAGATTCGCCCTTTGTCGCGGCCGCGCCCGTGCTGGTGCCGATGCCCGCCGAGCGGCCCTACACCTACGCCGTGCCGCCCGGCATGCGCGTGGTGCCGGGCACGATCGTGCGCGTGCCGCTCGGGCCCCGGCAGGTGGCCGGCATCGTCTGGGACGGCGCGGTCGAGTCGGTCGATGCGAAGAAACTGCGGCCGATCGAGGAGGTGTTCGACTGCCCGCCGATCGACAAGGCGATGCGCCGCTTCGTCGACTGGATCGCGCAATACACACTGTCTGCCCCCGGCATGGTGGCCCGCATGCTATTGCGTGCGCCGGAGGCTTTCGACCCGGAGCCCTGGACCGAGGGGTTGCAGCGCACGCTGGCCGAGCCGGACCGGTTGACGGACGCGCGGCGACGCGTGCTGGAGACGGCTGAAGGCGGCCTGGCCTGGACGCGCTCGGGGCTGGCGCATGCGGCTGGCGTGTCCTCGACCGTAATCGACGGATTGCGGGCACAGGGTGTGTTCGAGACGGTGATGATCCCGCCTCGGCCGGTGGTGGCGGCGCCCGACCCCTCTCACGCCGTGCCGGAATTGATGCCGGACCAGAAAGCGGCCGCGGATAAACTGCGTGCCGCTGTCGCCGCCGATGCCTTCAACGTCACGCTGCTCGACGGCGTCACCGGGTCGGGCAAGACGGAAGTCTATTTCGAGGCGGTGGCGGCGGCGCTCAACAAGGGCAGGCAGGTGCTGATCCTGTTGCCGGAAATCGCGCTGACGCATGCCTTCCTCGAACGCTTCCAGGACCGGTTCGGCGCCAAGCCGGCGGAGTGGCACTCCGACCTGCCGCCGCGGATGCGCGAACGCGTCTGGCGACAGGTGGCCGAAGGCGGCGTGCGCGTCGTCGCCGGCGCGCGCTCGGCGCTGTTCCTGCCGTTCAAGGAACTCGGCCTGATCGTCGTCGACGAGGAGCACGATCCCGCCTACAAGCAGGAAGACCGCGTCTTCTACAATGCGCGCGACATGGCGGTGGTGCGCGGCCATATCGGCGGCTTTCCCGTCGTGCTCGCCTCGGCCACGCCGTCGGTGGAAAGCCGGGTCAACGCCAGTCAGGGCCGCTACGACAGGGCCGTGCTGTCGTCGCGCTTCGCGGAAGCAGCGCTTCCCGATCTGAAGTCGATCGACATGCGGCGCTCGCCGCCGGCGCGCGGCGGCTTCCTGTCGCCGGTGCTCTTGGAACAGATGCAGCGCACGCTGGAGAGAAAAGAGCAGTCGCTGCTCTTCCTCAACAGGCGCGGCTATGCGCCGCTGACGCTCTGCCGCGTCTGTGGCCATCGCTTCGGCTGCCCGGTCTGCTCGGCCTGGCTGGTCGAGCATCGCTTTCGCGGCCAGCTCGTCTGCCATCATTGCGGCCACAACGAAAAGCGGCCGGAAGCTTGCCCGGAATGCGGCACGCTCGACCATCTGGTGGCCTGCGGCCCCGGCGTCGAGCGCATCGCCGAGGAAGTGGTCGCCCATTTCCCCGATGCCCGCACCATCGTACTGTCGTCCGATCTTCTGGGCGGCGTGCGCCGGCTCAGGCTCGAGCTGGAGGCCGTCGCCAATGGTGAGGCCGACATCGTCATCGGCACGCAGCTCGTTGCCAAGGGGCACAATTTTCCCGGCATGACGCTGGTCGGCGTGGTCGACGCGGATCTGGGCTTGGCCAATGGCGATCCGCGCGCGGCCGAGCGCACCTTCCAGCTGCTCAGCCAGGTGACGGGCCGCGCGGGCCGCACCGGCAAGAAGAGCCTCGGCCTGTTGCAGACCTACCAGCCCGACCATCCTGTGATGCGGGCGATCGTCTCGGGCGATTCGGAAGCGTTTTACGAGCGCGAGATCGCCGAGCGCGAGCGGGCCGCGCTGCCCCCGTTCGGCCGGCTCGCCGGCATCATCGTGAGTGCTGCGACACGGGGCGAGGCCGAAGGCCATGCGCGCGGCTTGCGGCGCTCGGCGCCGCAGGCCTCCGATCTCTTCGTGCTGGGACCGGCCGAGGCGCCGCTGTCGCTGATCGGCGGGCGTCATCGTTTCCGCCTACTCGTCCAGGGCGAGCGGCGCGCCGACATGCAGGGCTTCATCCGTACCATGCTGGCGAATGGGCCGAAGCTGCGCGGCTCGGTTCGCGTGCAGGTCGACATCGACCCGCAGAGCTTCCTCTGA